The region GAATGACTTTCGCTTTATGGGACAGCGGCGGCGTGAAATCCGGGCTGCTCGGGCCATACAGCGCGACCAGCGGACGGTCGAGCGCGGCGGCTACATGCATCAGGCCGGAATCATTAGTGACAATCGCTTTACAGGCGGCAATCAGCGCCACGGCCTGTTCAAGCTGGGTTTCGCCCGCGAGATTACGGCACCACGCCTGCTGTTCGACGCTCAGCGCCGCGAGGATTTCATTACCTGCTTCGTTGTCTTTCGCCGAGCCGAACAGCGCCACCTGATACCCTTCGTCAATCAGCTCTTTCGCCAGCCCGGCGTAGTGGTAGTGCGGCCAGCGTTTCGCCGGGCCGAACTCCGCACCCGGGCAAAAACCGATGATCGGACGCTCCGCGGAGAGCGCGAACTGGGCGCAGGCCTGGCTTTTTTCCGCGTCCGTCACCAGCAACTGTGGCCAGAGTAAAGGCTGCGGTAAATCTTTCGCCGACTGCATCACACCGTTGTCGTAAGCCAGCGCGACGTAACGCTCAACCATCAGCGGCCAGGCCTGTTTATCCAGCACGCGAATATCGTTCAGCAGGCCGTAGCGCATCTCGCCGCGCCAGCCGGTGCGGTGCGGGATACCTGCAAAAAACGGTACGAGCGCAGATTTAAACGAATTCGGCAGCACATAAGCGCGATCGTAGCGGCGCTCGCGCAGGCTGCGCCCCAGACGACGGCGCTCGCCGAGCCCCAGCGCGCCATGGCCGAGAGGCATGGGGATCGCCTCGTTCACCTCCGGCATGCGCGACAGCAGCGGACGGCACCACGCGGGCGCCATCACGTCGATGATCGCCTGTGGATAGCGAGCCTTGAGCGTGCGATAGAGACTTTGCGACATCATCATGTCGCCCACCCATGACGGGCCGATCACCAATATTTTCATGCATTAGCCTGCTTATGCGTCGCGGTTCAGCCAGGCCATGTATTCCGTCACACCTTCAGCAACGGTTTTAAACGGCTTGTCATAACCCGCCGCGCGCAGGTTGGTAAGATCCGCCTGCGTAAACGCCTGATAACGGCCTTTGAGTTTTTCCGGGAACGGGATGTACTCAATGCTGCCTTTTTTATGGAAGGCCAGCGCGGCATCTGCCACGGCCTGGAACGACTCCGCACGGCCAGTGCCGCAGTTATAAATGCCGGAGACGCCGTTCTGCCAGAACCACAGGTTTACTGCCGCCACGTCGCCCACATAGATGAAGTCGCGCTTGAAATTATCGCTGCCTTCAAACAGTTTCGGGCTCTCGCCGTTGTTCAGCTGGGTGTTGAGATGGAACGCGACGCTCGCCATGCTGCCTTTGTGGCCTTCGCGCGGCCCGTAGACGTTGAAGTAGCGAAAGCCGGTAATCTGGGAGTTCGCTTCCGGCAGGATCTGGCGGACATACTCGTCGAACAGGAATTTAGAGTAGCCGTAAACGTTCAGCGGCTTTTCATATTCACGGGATTCGATGAAATCAGAGGTGCGCCCGCCGTAGGTGGCGGCGGAAGAGGCGTACAGGAACGGGATTTCGCGCTCCAGGCAGTAGTGCAGCAGCTCTTTGGAGTACTGATAGTTGTTATCCATCATGTACTTGCCATCCCACTCGGTAGTGGACGAGCATGCGCCTTCGTGGAATACGGCTTCGACGTCGCCGAACTCTTCCCCGGACATGATCTGCACCTGGAAATCTTCTTTATCCATGTAGTCGGCGATGTTCAGATCCACCAGGTTAACAAACTTGGTGCCGTCTTTAAGGTTATCCACCACCAGAATATCGGTATAGCCGATGTCGTTCAGAGCCTTAACAATGTTGCTGCCGATAAAACCAGCGCCGCCGGTAACGATAATCATAAGCCTGTCCTTCAGAATGTGAGCCGGGAAAAATCTCCGGCGTGAATAGTGTTAATCATACCATCACATTGGTTGCCCTACAGCCATTGCCCGTTTCAGCCGCAGCAAGTTTGCCCGTCTCGCGTGATTTATGCTGCAAAACAGAGAATCGGTGCTTCGTCATCTCGTCTCCATCCATAGCTTTGGGTAATAATATGTGCCGAACTGGCTCATGTCTGGAGAAATGCAATGCGAGGGGATTTTTACCAACAGCTTTCCGCCGATTTAGATACCGCGCGCGCCGAAGGCTTGTTTAAGGAAGAACGGATCATCACCTCCGCCCAGCAGGCGGATATCCAGGTGGCAGACGGCAGCCACGTAATCAACTTTTGCGCCAATAACTATCTCGGTCTGGCGAACCACCCTGAACTGATCGCCGCGGCGAAGCAGGGCATGGATACGCACGGTTTCGGCATGGCGTCGGTGCGCTTTATTTGCGGCACCCAGGACAGCCACAAACTGCTTGAAAATAAACTGGCCGCGTTCCTCGGCATGGAAGACGCCATTCTTTACTCTTCCTGCTTTGACGCCAACGGCGGGCTGTTTGAGACGCTGCTCGGCGCGGAAGACGCCATTATCTCCGACGCGCTGAACCACGCCTCCATTATCGACGGCGTGCGCCTGTGCAAAGCAAAACGCTTCCGTTATGCCAACAACGATATGCAGGAGCTGGAAGCGCGCCTGAAAGAGGCTCGTGACGCGGGCGCGCGGCATGTCCTTATCGCGACAGACGGCGTGTTCTCCATGGATGGCGTGATAGCCAACCTGAAAGGCGTGTGCGATCTGGCGGATAAATATGACGCGCTGGTGATGGTCGATGACTCCCACGCGGTGGGCTTTGTCGGCGAAAACGGCCGCGGCACCCATGAGTATTGCGACGTGATGGGCCGCGTGGACATTATCACTGGTACGCTCGGCAAGGCGCTGGGTGGCGCGTCCGGCGGTTATACCGCGGCGCGTAAAGAGGTGGTGGAGTGGCTGCGCCAGCGTTCACGCCCGTATCTGTTCTCCAACTCGCTCGCGCCGGCAATTGTCTCCGCCTCCATCAAAGTGCTGGAAATGCTGGAATCCGGCGCGGAGTTGCGTGAGCGTCTGTGGTCTAACGCGCGCCTGTTCCGCGAGAAAATGACTGCGGCGGGCTTTACGCTTGCGGGCGCCGATCACGCTATCATTCCG is a window of Cronobacter muytjensii ATCC 51329 DNA encoding:
- the rfaD gene encoding ADP-glyceromanno-heptose 6-epimerase — encoded protein: MIIVTGGAGFIGSNIVKALNDIGYTDILVVDNLKDGTKFVNLVDLNIADYMDKEDFQVQIMSGEEFGDVEAVFHEGACSSTTEWDGKYMMDNNYQYSKELLHYCLEREIPFLYASSAATYGGRTSDFIESREYEKPLNVYGYSKFLFDEYVRQILPEANSQITGFRYFNVYGPREGHKGSMASVAFHLNTQLNNGESPKLFEGSDNFKRDFIYVGDVAAVNLWFWQNGVSGIYNCGTGRAESFQAVADAALAFHKKGSIEYIPFPEKLKGRYQAFTQADLTNLRAAGYDKPFKTVAEGVTEYMAWLNRDA
- the kbl gene encoding glycine C-acetyltransferase is translated as MRGDFYQQLSADLDTARAEGLFKEERIITSAQQADIQVADGSHVINFCANNYLGLANHPELIAAAKQGMDTHGFGMASVRFICGTQDSHKLLENKLAAFLGMEDAILYSSCFDANGGLFETLLGAEDAIISDALNHASIIDGVRLCKAKRFRYANNDMQELEARLKEARDAGARHVLIATDGVFSMDGVIANLKGVCDLADKYDALVMVDDSHAVGFVGENGRGTHEYCDVMGRVDIITGTLGKALGGASGGYTAARKEVVEWLRQRSRPYLFSNSLAPAIVSASIKVLEMLESGAELRERLWSNARLFREKMTAAGFTLAGADHAIIPVMLGEAVVAQNFARELQKEGIYVTGFFYPVVPKGQARIRTQMSAAHTPEQIERAVDAFTRIGKQLGVIA
- the rfaF gene encoding ADP-heptose--LPS heptosyltransferase RfaF; this translates as MKILVIGPSWVGDMMMSQSLYRTLKARYPQAIIDVMAPAWCRPLLSRMPEVNEAIPMPLGHGALGLGERRRLGRSLRERRYDRAYVLPNSFKSALVPFFAGIPHRTGWRGEMRYGLLNDIRVLDKQAWPLMVERYVALAYDNGVMQSAKDLPQPLLWPQLLVTDAEKSQACAQFALSAERPIIGFCPGAEFGPAKRWPHYHYAGLAKELIDEGYQVALFGSAKDNEAGNEILAALSVEQQAWCRNLAGETQLEQAVALIAACKAIVTNDSGLMHVAAALDRPLVALYGPSSPDFTPPLSHKAKVIRLITGYHKVRKGDAAEGYHQSLIDITPARVLETLNELLLNEEA